A portion of the Stigmatella aurantiaca DW4/3-1 genome contains these proteins:
- a CDS encoding TonB-dependent receptor plug domain-containing protein, producing the protein MFRRGPLMDRVFASRGLAYGPHPVLAAPLADVRMMHSTVLGWPRRIAARAFLQLPLVFCLCVIMGLAAGNAEAQTKAKPTKRRPGASKKTPPPPPPPVAPQMVDDPTEEDPLTGKETSAPVGSPPPAEYRPREPIPDSVLADPAPVPAPTPPPAVVTPAPKQATPAPKQTATKPAQDRVPPTAPFADPVPSRALPPPSGLAGLDLPDPAGDASSIEDSVNALLSEAVVTTASKRRQRIKDVPMTVAWIPAEELEGTGAFTLCEAIQYFPGLECRRGSMRKAAVSARGLGSNYLSNRLLLLKDGRPLTDPWTGQFYADETTPLSNLKQVEVIRGPGSSLYGSNAFSGVINLIERQPSDLIKEGNNIGFDGRVLAGQDSTFRVNATAAGRGGPVEALASYYGFGSDGPQLFNNAQTGLVDTNQDSQVHQISGKVKVGAFALDADFTDAEIGRPGGTQISTVGNCGRCHYTPSDTENVQNLNAAAQVDTQVTDNLRIFGQAFTLYKRRVVDQMNMITGKLEPALGKRRRYGAEARALLTTGNLNVTFGGDVKDDLVNNQNVLAGLTLDDTTQTIIGGFVDAEYRPMSRLVLGAGVRYDSYLIPEEVWSERTNQLSPRASIVFHALPELTLRTNYGRAFRAPTLAELAINQQMYAATLLGNSALRAETLDTYEAAVDYWAFDRRMRLTATGFYNRAKNFINQNLVFGSTSQFQNIGDAQVVGFEAEVAAQLPAANSSFDVAYQYLDAQALPYGDGPSSQLDYAPHHRLYARARTNIGKVGFAEVYALYVGQRFDPGFLVESTGEVNRVKLPDYVTASARVGVNINEGISVSLLGTNLFDSQYEESHGFPAPPRGVYSELKVRY; encoded by the coding sequence ATGTTCAGAAGAGGACCCTTAATGGACAGGGTCTTTGCCTCACGCGGACTGGCGTACGGGCCTCACCCGGTTTTGGCTGCTCCACTGGCGGATGTGAGAATGATGCACTCGACTGTTTTGGGCTGGCCGCGACGCATCGCGGCACGGGCGTTCCTGCAGCTCCCCCTGGTTTTCTGCCTATGCGTAATCATGGGCCTTGCCGCTGGCAACGCCGAGGCGCAGACAAAAGCGAAGCCCACCAAGCGGCGTCCAGGGGCTTCCAAGAAGACCCCACCGCCACCGCCACCGCCTGTGGCGCCTCAGATGGTGGACGATCCCACCGAAGAGGATCCGCTGACCGGCAAGGAGACGTCGGCCCCGGTGGGCTCGCCGCCTCCGGCTGAATACCGGCCGCGGGAGCCGATTCCGGACTCGGTGCTGGCCGATCCGGCCCCGGTGCCGGCTCCGACCCCCCCCCCGGCGGTGGTCACGCCGGCGCCCAAGCAGGCCACGCCGGCGCCCAAGCAGACCGCGACGAAGCCGGCGCAAGACCGGGTGCCCCCCACGGCGCCCTTCGCGGATCCCGTCCCGTCGCGCGCGCTGCCGCCGCCCTCGGGGCTTGCGGGCCTGGACCTGCCGGATCCCGCCGGGGATGCCTCCTCCATCGAGGACTCGGTGAACGCGCTGCTCAGCGAGGCGGTGGTGACGACGGCCTCCAAGCGCCGCCAGCGCATCAAGGATGTGCCCATGACGGTGGCGTGGATCCCCGCCGAGGAGCTGGAGGGCACGGGAGCCTTCACGCTCTGCGAGGCGATCCAGTACTTCCCCGGCCTGGAGTGCCGGCGCGGCTCCATGCGCAAGGCGGCGGTCAGCGCGCGCGGCCTTGGCTCCAACTACCTGTCCAACCGGCTGCTGCTGCTGAAGGATGGCCGGCCGCTGACGGACCCGTGGACGGGCCAGTTCTACGCGGATGAGACGACGCCGCTGTCCAACCTCAAGCAGGTGGAGGTGATCCGCGGTCCCGGCTCCTCGCTGTACGGCTCCAACGCCTTCAGCGGGGTCATCAACCTCATCGAGCGTCAGCCCTCGGACCTCATCAAGGAGGGCAACAACATCGGCTTCGACGGCCGGGTGCTGGCCGGACAGGACAGCACCTTCCGCGTGAACGCCACGGCGGCTGGCCGCGGCGGCCCGGTGGAGGCGCTGGCCAGCTACTACGGCTTCGGCTCGGATGGCCCCCAGCTTTTCAACAACGCGCAGACGGGCCTGGTGGACACCAACCAGGATTCGCAGGTGCACCAGATCAGCGGCAAGGTGAAGGTGGGCGCGTTCGCGCTCGACGCCGACTTCACCGACGCGGAGATCGGCCGCCCCGGCGGCACGCAGATCTCCACGGTGGGCAACTGTGGCCGGTGCCACTACACGCCGAGCGACACCGAGAACGTGCAGAACCTCAACGCCGCGGCGCAGGTGGACACGCAGGTGACGGACAACCTGCGCATCTTCGGCCAGGCCTTCACGCTCTATAAGCGGCGGGTCGTGGATCAGATGAACATGATCACCGGCAAGCTCGAGCCGGCCCTGGGCAAGCGCCGCCGGTATGGGGCCGAGGCACGCGCGCTGCTCACCACGGGCAACCTCAACGTCACCTTCGGTGGCGACGTGAAGGACGATCTCGTCAACAACCAGAACGTGCTGGCCGGGCTGACGCTGGATGACACCACGCAGACCATCATCGGTGGCTTCGTGGACGCGGAGTACCGGCCGATGAGCCGCCTGGTGCTGGGCGCGGGCGTCCGGTATGACTCGTACCTCATCCCCGAGGAGGTCTGGTCCGAGCGCACCAACCAGCTCTCGCCCCGTGCCAGCATCGTGTTCCACGCGCTGCCGGAGCTCACGCTGCGCACCAACTACGGGCGCGCCTTCCGGGCCCCGACGTTGGCGGAGCTCGCCATCAACCAGCAGATGTACGCGGCGACGCTGCTGGGCAACTCGGCCCTGCGCGCCGAGACGCTGGACACCTACGAGGCGGCGGTGGACTACTGGGCCTTCGATCGCCGGATGCGCCTGACGGCCACGGGCTTCTACAACCGCGCCAAGAACTTCATCAATCAGAACCTGGTCTTCGGCTCCACCTCGCAGTTCCAGAACATCGGCGATGCGCAGGTGGTGGGCTTCGAGGCGGAGGTGGCCGCGCAGCTGCCCGCCGCCAACTCCTCGTTCGACGTGGCCTACCAGTACCTGGACGCGCAGGCGCTGCCGTACGGGGATGGGCCCTCCTCCCAGCTCGACTACGCGCCGCACCACCGCCTCTATGCGCGCGCCCGGACCAACATCGGCAAGGTGGGGTTCGCCGAGGTGTACGCCCTGTACGTGGGGCAGCGCTTCGATCCGGGCTTCCTGGTGGAGTCCACCGGGGAGGTCAACCGCGTCAAGCTGCCGGACTACGTGACGGCCAGCGCGCGCGTGGGCGTGAACATCAACGAGGGGATCTCCGTGTCGCTGCTGGGCACCAACCTGTTCGATTCCCAGTACGAGGAGTCTCACGGGTTCCCCGCGCCGCCCCGCGGCGTCTACAGCGAACTCAAGGTTCGCTACTGA
- a CDS encoding PhnD/SsuA/transferrin family substrate-binding protein yields MNTSRFLSLALVLLSTWTPAAWAEKKATLGVFLPTTLTDGQQRFTFAENLAAQLGTVLEQPVAAKSFGRYEDFSKAVADGLVDFAVVDAWSAVQLGEKATPIAFAALSGETTQRWAIVSNGKGSVKDLQGKRLALTKGAGPSDVKFVSHIVFGGDLDAQKHFKVVSVPNVESALKMLEAKGAEAALVPLSHVPKDARVLFRSSKVPGAVLVSLQDSALEAQLPKLEAVAPFSGFVRVQGREFEDFRKLAQKGPAPRQPVIVESPQLRVDTDALVRAGQLNPVLPSFTSVMDVSSEQPDD; encoded by the coding sequence ATGAACACCTCCCGTTTCCTGTCGCTTGCCCTGGTGCTGCTGAGCACCTGGACCCCCGCCGCCTGGGCCGAGAAGAAGGCCACGCTGGGGGTTTTCCTTCCCACCACCCTGACCGATGGCCAGCAGCGCTTCACCTTCGCCGAGAACCTGGCGGCACAGCTGGGCACGGTGCTCGAGCAGCCCGTGGCGGCCAAGAGCTTCGGCCGCTACGAGGACTTCTCCAAGGCCGTCGCCGATGGGCTCGTCGACTTCGCGGTGGTGGATGCCTGGTCGGCGGTGCAGCTCGGGGAGAAGGCCACCCCCATCGCCTTCGCCGCGCTCTCGGGGGAGACGACCCAGCGCTGGGCCATCGTCTCCAACGGGAAGGGGAGCGTGAAGGATCTGCAGGGCAAGCGCCTGGCCCTCACCAAGGGTGCGGGGCCCTCGGACGTGAAGTTCGTCTCCCACATCGTCTTCGGGGGGGACCTCGATGCCCAGAAACACTTCAAGGTGGTCTCGGTGCCCAACGTGGAATCGGCGCTGAAGATGCTCGAGGCCAAGGGGGCGGAGGCCGCGCTGGTGCCCCTGTCCCACGTGCCCAAGGACGCGCGCGTGCTTTTCCGTAGCTCCAAGGTGCCTGGCGCGGTGCTGGTGAGCCTGCAGGACAGCGCGTTGGAGGCGCAACTGCCGAAGCTGGAGGCCGTGGCGCCCTTCAGCGGCTTCGTGCGGGTGCAGGGCCGGGAGTTCGAGGATTTCCGCAAGCTTGCTCAGAAGGGGCCCGCGCCGCGCCAGCCGGTGATCGTCGAGTCGCCCCAGTTGCGCGTGGACACCGACGCGCTGGTGCGCGCGGGGCAGCTCAACCCTGTCCTGCCCTCCTTCACCAGCGTCATGGACGTCTCGTCCGAACAGCCGGACGACTGA
- a CDS encoding tetratricopeptide repeat protein, protein MSRMSRPPSARRLAAALALVHLFSGPVAFAQYRPPPLTESQLLVKEGETAQVAASAAVTAGNKKEAEEKNRKALQLFEQALTLDPTSVPAAAGLGATANALGDYVRTAAKLPAVSANNPEDTSVTFPLGVALFKLRRFPEAVPLLEKVSEQNAPEHLIVNYYLGSYYLHGRRGDVAIAKFQRYLAQRPQKLAVNDYQIHELIGQGHLMRKDVAAARASFQQAQAGRPESVTAQMGLASVLEMEGKDEEALALVEGLVERFPQAKEPKERLGRMFLRSGNVAGAETQALALVKLEATPAARLLLGEVRLAQKQPKEAEAEFRKVLEMAPGVVAAQIAVSKALQAQGRNEEAIKYLEAALEADGGNLELWASLGSVNRRAGRFQRAVEVHRRLVELAPQQALGHVLLGADHFATGQWDQAIEDYANALRVEPDHAGAQQWLAHALAHRARGRADTNRLDDAVRDLRRAYDLERSAAMARRLGAALLEQRAFAQARPVLEQAVTLEGSTWREHWMLGYAHLGEGNAEAALRAFIQAEKRTEEPADLADVSVGAALAEVELGRVDDAVERLSEPGPSKAARQLAEANLPLMLLRRALTRLETADVENARKDVELTEKFNLSKQPELAKLALLTKALVQAEQGRFAEATPLIKRALTPTPAWADANTRFLAEAYVLYRKGQVPFARKALAAASKKPSSWQAKWIASLANALHRLEGERAYATGNFKLAEKAFKAALAGAQEDATLQHNLACVNYGKRKFADATAVWHKLESSVPMASFNLGIEAQRRNDIPEAVESYRRYLASGGSRAATAREWRDRLMALHGLGGTASTEATEATATETLP, encoded by the coding sequence ATGAGCCGCATGTCTAGACCCCCTTCGGCGCGCCGCCTTGCCGCGGCGCTTGCCCTCGTCCATCTGTTCTCGGGCCCGGTGGCCTTCGCGCAATACCGTCCGCCCCCCCTCACCGAGTCTCAGCTCCTGGTAAAGGAGGGAGAGACCGCTCAGGTGGCGGCCAGTGCCGCCGTCACCGCCGGCAACAAGAAGGAGGCAGAGGAGAAGAACCGGAAAGCCCTCCAGCTCTTCGAGCAGGCGTTGACGTTGGATCCCACCTCGGTGCCCGCCGCGGCGGGCCTCGGTGCCACGGCCAACGCCCTGGGAGATTATGTCCGCACCGCCGCGAAGCTCCCGGCGGTGAGCGCCAACAACCCCGAGGACACCTCGGTGACGTTCCCGCTGGGCGTGGCGCTCTTCAAGCTGCGCCGCTTCCCGGAGGCGGTGCCGCTGCTGGAGAAGGTGTCGGAGCAAAACGCGCCCGAGCACCTCATCGTCAACTACTACCTGGGCTCCTACTACCTCCATGGGCGGCGGGGGGATGTGGCCATCGCCAAGTTCCAGCGGTACCTGGCGCAGCGCCCCCAGAAGCTGGCGGTCAACGACTACCAGATCCATGAGCTCATCGGTCAGGGCCACCTGATGCGCAAGGACGTGGCCGCCGCGCGCGCGTCCTTCCAGCAGGCGCAGGCGGGGCGCCCCGAGTCCGTCACCGCGCAGATGGGCCTGGCCTCCGTGCTGGAGATGGAGGGAAAGGACGAAGAGGCGCTGGCGCTCGTCGAGGGCCTCGTGGAGCGCTTCCCGCAGGCGAAGGAGCCCAAGGAGCGCCTGGGCCGGATGTTCCTGCGCTCCGGGAACGTGGCGGGCGCGGAGACGCAGGCCCTGGCCCTGGTGAAGCTGGAAGCAACCCCGGCCGCGCGCCTGCTGCTCGGCGAGGTGCGGCTCGCGCAGAAGCAGCCGAAGGAGGCCGAGGCCGAGTTCCGCAAGGTGCTGGAGATGGCGCCAGGGGTGGTGGCCGCCCAGATCGCCGTGAGCAAGGCGCTTCAGGCGCAGGGGCGCAACGAGGAGGCCATCAAGTACCTCGAGGCCGCGCTGGAGGCCGACGGGGGCAACCTGGAGCTGTGGGCGTCGCTCGGCTCCGTCAACCGCCGGGCGGGACGCTTCCAGCGCGCGGTGGAGGTCCACCGGCGGCTCGTGGAGCTGGCCCCGCAGCAGGCCCTGGGCCATGTGCTGCTGGGGGCGGACCACTTCGCCACCGGCCAGTGGGACCAGGCCATCGAGGACTATGCCAACGCGCTCCGGGTCGAGCCGGATCACGCGGGGGCGCAGCAGTGGCTGGCCCACGCGCTGGCGCACCGGGCCCGTGGCCGCGCGGACACCAACCGCCTGGATGACGCGGTGAGAGATCTGCGCCGGGCGTATGATCTCGAGCGCAGCGCGGCCATGGCCCGCCGGCTGGGCGCGGCGCTGCTGGAGCAGCGGGCCTTCGCCCAGGCCCGCCCGGTGCTGGAGCAGGCCGTGACGCTGGAGGGCTCCACCTGGCGCGAGCACTGGATGCTGGGCTACGCCCACCTGGGCGAAGGGAACGCCGAGGCGGCGCTGCGCGCCTTCATTCAGGCCGAGAAGCGCACCGAGGAGCCGGCGGACCTGGCCGACGTGTCCGTGGGCGCGGCGCTCGCGGAGGTGGAACTGGGCCGCGTGGACGACGCCGTGGAGCGCCTGTCCGAGCCCGGCCCGTCCAAGGCGGCCCGGCAGCTGGCCGAGGCCAACCTGCCGCTGATGCTGCTGCGCCGCGCGCTCACCCGCCTGGAGACGGCGGACGTGGAGAACGCGCGCAAGGACGTCGAGCTGACGGAGAAGTTCAACCTGTCCAAGCAGCCGGAGCTGGCCAAGCTGGCCCTGCTCACCAAGGCGCTCGTCCAGGCCGAGCAGGGCCGTTTCGCGGAGGCCACGCCCCTGATCAAGCGGGCGCTGACGCCCACGCCGGCCTGGGCGGATGCCAACACGCGCTTCCTGGCGGAGGCCTACGTCCTCTACCGCAAGGGCCAGGTGCCCTTCGCGCGCAAGGCGCTGGCCGCCGCGTCGAAGAAGCCCTCGTCCTGGCAGGCGAAGTGGATCGCCTCGCTGGCCAACGCGCTCCACCGGCTCGAAGGGGAGCGCGCCTACGCCACGGGCAACTTCAAGCTGGCCGAGAAGGCCTTCAAGGCCGCCCTGGCCGGTGCGCAGGAGGACGCCACCCTGCAACACAACCTCGCGTGCGTGAACTACGGCAAGCGCAAGTTCGCCGACGCCACGGCCGTGTGGCACAAGCTGGAGTCCTCGGTGCCCATGGCCTCGTTCAACCTGGGCATCGAAGCCCAGCGCCGCAATGACATTCCCGAGGCGGTGGAGTCCTACCGCCGCTACCTGGCCTCGGGCGGCTCTCGCGCGGCGACAGCCCGCGAGTGGCGTGATCGCCTGATGGCCCTTCACGGCCTGGGAGGCACTGCCTCCACCGAGGCCACCGAGGCCACCGCCACGGAGACCCTGCCATGA
- a CDS encoding PP2C family protein-serine/threonine phosphatase, with amino-acid sequence MTGTIVAPLEAGELPDVASIRGMRLDQILLLTTAVLVLVIVGLLTALSAVSTTSQFEEASATFTERTQNHARELGQTVSHTLALTSATSLRDNNYAFLTDVARAIIADNRNILRVQMFDADSLLVADSDADAKLGTASGGRKPERSVQGAVFKNRPVFEFQEPLDYGSQSGKGLIVISYSLDELQHQLQVLKENKDEALRTTVRNALILGLGFVVLASIIAAIQSRRITRPLGVLTRRVMQLAAGDLSARAGQATGAGREVSTLSVVFNHMAERIKVLLDDVRSKAQLEREVSLARTVQETLLPGREAFQMGTMRMAGLVVTADACGGDWWFRAPLDEQRVVVGVGDVTGHGLSTALVATSATSGFASAMTMREPDQLNSQVLISALNITLAHLGRGEYQMSSALAVIDVQTGLIDYAAGGHPAACVYNRLSGQFASLPARGPLLGASVSSQYSSRQAQLRPGDIIVWYTDGLTEARDAAGKLYGTQRLGAAVQNNAQLTAEGLRDAILADVRAFSAGQPQRDDITVVVAEFSTAS; translated from the coding sequence ATGACGGGCACCATCGTCGCGCCGCTCGAAGCCGGAGAGCTGCCCGATGTCGCCTCCATCCGGGGGATGCGGCTGGATCAGATCCTCCTGCTCACCACGGCCGTGCTCGTGCTGGTCATCGTCGGGTTGCTGACGGCGCTCTCGGCGGTGTCCACCACGTCCCAGTTCGAGGAGGCCTCCGCCACCTTCACGGAGCGGACCCAGAACCACGCGCGCGAGCTGGGGCAGACGGTGAGCCACACGTTGGCCCTCACGTCCGCCACCTCGCTGCGCGACAACAACTACGCGTTCCTCACCGATGTGGCGCGCGCCATCATCGCGGACAACCGCAACATCCTGCGCGTGCAGATGTTCGACGCGGACAGCCTGCTGGTGGCCGACTCGGACGCGGATGCCAAGCTGGGCACGGCCTCGGGTGGACGCAAGCCCGAGCGCTCCGTGCAGGGCGCGGTCTTCAAGAACCGGCCCGTCTTCGAGTTCCAGGAGCCGCTCGACTATGGCTCCCAGAGCGGCAAGGGGCTCATCGTCATCAGCTACTCGCTCGACGAGCTCCAGCACCAACTCCAGGTGCTGAAGGAGAACAAGGACGAGGCGCTGCGGACCACGGTGCGCAACGCCTTGATCCTGGGCCTGGGCTTCGTGGTGCTGGCCAGCATCATCGCCGCCATCCAGAGCCGCCGCATCACCCGGCCCCTGGGCGTGCTGACGCGCCGGGTGATGCAGCTGGCCGCCGGCGACCTCAGTGCCCGCGCGGGCCAGGCCACGGGCGCGGGCCGCGAGGTGAGCACCCTGAGCGTGGTGTTCAACCACATGGCCGAGCGCATCAAGGTCCTGCTGGATGACGTGCGCTCCAAGGCGCAGCTGGAGCGCGAGGTGTCGCTGGCGCGCACCGTCCAGGAGACGCTGCTGCCCGGGCGCGAGGCGTTCCAGATGGGCACCATGCGCATGGCGGGCCTGGTCGTCACCGCGGATGCGTGCGGCGGCGACTGGTGGTTCCGCGCCCCCCTGGACGAGCAGCGCGTGGTGGTGGGCGTCGGCGACGTCACCGGCCACGGGCTCTCCACGGCGCTGGTGGCCACCAGCGCGACCAGCGGTTTCGCCTCGGCCATGACGATGCGCGAGCCGGACCAGCTCAACTCCCAGGTGCTCATCAGCGCGCTCAACATCACCCTGGCCCACCTGGGCCGCGGCGAGTACCAGATGTCCAGCGCCCTGGCCGTCATCGACGTGCAGACGGGCCTCATCGACTACGCGGCGGGCGGCCACCCGGCCGCGTGCGTCTACAACCGCCTGTCCGGGCAGTTCGCCTCGCTGCCGGCCCGCGGGCCGCTGCTGGGCGCCTCCGTGTCCTCCCAGTACTCCTCGCGCCAGGCCCAACTGCGCCCCGGCGACATCATCGTCTGGTACACGGACGGGCTCACCGAGGCCCGGGACGCCGCCGGTAAGCTCTATGGCACCCAGCGCCTGGGGGCCGCCGTCCAGAACAACGCCCAGCTCACCGCCGAAGGCCTGCGCGACGCCATCCTGGCGGACGTGCGCGCCTTCAGCGCGGGTCAACCCCAACGCGATGACATCACCGTCGTCGTCGCCGAGTTCAGCACTGCCTCCTAG
- a CDS encoding thiamine pyrophosphate-dependent dehydrogenase E1 component subunit alpha — protein sequence MSRPRLLNREDASDKLTLDRELLVRIHDLMVKARVLEERLIQMYKQGHGFFWIGGPGEEAFNVPLGMLMKKGQGPAFDYLHAHYRQSATLLALGEEPIGALRQMKNTATDPYSGGRNFAGHFSKKAWNIAPVSSPIEVQYAIAPGTAMAQKRHGGDGITIVTGGDAGTAEGDFASCLIWSSRPANPLPILIIVTNNHWGISTAAEGQHGETHIADRGRAFNIRSKTINGNDPAESYRELKEAMEYVRQERKPFLLEARVSRLYGHSSASGANFVTNEVDCLKEFETRLEGEGVLTRQQMDALRHGYAEELAAAARLVRDEPLPSVDTLWNHVYAEKK from the coding sequence GTGTCACGACCCCGCCTGCTCAATCGCGAAGATGCGTCCGACAAGCTCACGCTCGATCGAGAGCTGCTCGTCCGGATCCACGACCTGATGGTGAAGGCGCGCGTCCTCGAGGAGCGCCTCATCCAGATGTACAAACAGGGCCATGGGTTCTTCTGGATCGGCGGCCCGGGCGAAGAGGCGTTCAATGTCCCACTCGGGATGCTGATGAAGAAGGGCCAGGGGCCTGCGTTCGACTACCTGCACGCGCACTACCGGCAATCGGCCACGCTGCTGGCGCTGGGGGAAGAGCCCATCGGGGCCCTGCGGCAGATGAAGAACACGGCCACGGACCCCTACTCGGGGGGGCGCAACTTCGCCGGCCACTTCTCCAAGAAGGCGTGGAACATCGCCCCCGTCTCCTCCCCCATCGAGGTGCAGTACGCCATCGCCCCGGGGACGGCCATGGCCCAGAAGCGCCACGGCGGCGACGGCATCACCATCGTCACCGGGGGAGATGCCGGCACGGCCGAGGGCGATTTTGCCTCCTGCCTCATCTGGAGCAGCCGCCCCGCCAACCCGCTGCCCATCCTCATCATCGTCACCAACAACCACTGGGGCATCTCCACCGCGGCGGAAGGCCAGCACGGCGAGACGCACATCGCCGACCGCGGCCGGGCCTTCAACATCCGCAGCAAGACCATCAACGGCAATGATCCCGCCGAGTCCTACCGCGAGCTGAAGGAGGCCATGGAGTACGTGCGCCAGGAGCGCAAGCCCTTCCTCCTGGAGGCCCGGGTGTCGCGCCTGTACGGCCACTCCTCCGCCTCCGGGGCCAACTTCGTGACCAACGAGGTGGACTGCCTCAAGGAGTTCGAGACCCGGCTGGAGGGCGAAGGCGTCCTCACCCGGCAGCAGATGGATGCGCTGCGCCACGGCTACGCCGAAGAGCTCGCCGCCGCGGCGCGCCTGGTGCGGGACGAGCCCCTGCCCAGCGTCGATACCCTCTGGAACCACGTCTACGCGGAGAAGAAATAA
- a CDS encoding alpha-ketoacid dehydrogenase subunit beta, giving the protein MANMAQAIRMALHYAEENLGVMDIFGEDVGPPLGGVFTATQGLKNVWNSPLDERGIIGTAIGLAMAGQRPVAEIQFADYIFNTIDLLKLAGNTCWASNGDWNLPMVVKTPVGSGIRGSLYHSHSFDATATHIPGWKIVIPSNPLDAYGLMISACQELNPVMFLEPKALLRVKGEERIPGEPDDDRQLSKMIDAPLGDRSAWKPQWPALEAYAVPIGQGKVVREGEHLTVVSYGRTLPLCAKAADTLREEGVSAEVIDLRSLWPYDWELIRRSIEKTGRVLFVNEDTEVTNFGEHLVRRTVEELFYKLMAPPRLLAGKFLPGIGLADTLEMASVPQLPDILQALRALATEQP; this is encoded by the coding sequence ATGGCCAACATGGCACAGGCCATCCGGATGGCCCTGCACTACGCCGAGGAGAACCTCGGCGTGATGGACATCTTCGGCGAGGACGTGGGCCCGCCGCTGGGCGGCGTCTTCACGGCCACCCAGGGCCTGAAGAACGTCTGGAACAGCCCGCTGGACGAGCGCGGCATCATCGGCACCGCCATTGGCCTGGCCATGGCGGGCCAGCGCCCGGTCGCGGAGATCCAGTTCGCCGACTACATCTTCAACACCATCGATCTGCTGAAGCTCGCCGGCAACACCTGCTGGGCCAGCAACGGCGACTGGAACCTGCCCATGGTGGTGAAGACGCCCGTGGGCAGCGGCATCCGCGGCTCCCTCTACCACTCGCACTCGTTCGATGCGACCGCCACCCACATCCCGGGCTGGAAGATCGTCATCCCCTCCAACCCGCTGGATGCCTACGGGCTGATGATCTCCGCATGCCAGGAGCTCAACCCCGTGATGTTCCTGGAGCCCAAGGCGCTCTTGCGCGTCAAGGGCGAGGAGCGCATCCCGGGCGAGCCGGACGACGACCGGCAGCTGTCGAAGATGATCGACGCGCCGCTGGGAGACCGCTCGGCGTGGAAGCCGCAGTGGCCCGCCCTGGAGGCCTACGCCGTGCCCATTGGCCAGGGCAAGGTGGTGCGCGAGGGCGAGCACCTGACGGTGGTCAGCTACGGCCGCACCCTGCCGCTGTGCGCCAAGGCCGCCGACACCCTGCGCGAGGAGGGGGTGAGCGCCGAGGTCATCGATCTGCGCTCGCTGTGGCCCTACGACTGGGAGCTCATCCGGCGCTCCATCGAGAAGACGGGGCGCGTGCTGTTCGTGAACGAGGACACCGAGGTGACGAACTTCGGGGAGCACCTCGTGCGCCGCACCGTGGAGGAGCTGTTCTACAAGCTGATGGCCCCGCCGCGGCTGCTCGCGGGCAAGTTCCTGCCCGGCATCGGCCTGGCCGACACGCTGGAGATGGCCTCCGTGCCGCAGCTGCCCGACATCCTCCAAGCCCTCCGGGCGCTCGCTACCGAGCAGCCCTGA
- a CDS encoding GNAT family N-acetyltransferase: protein MPPSTATSPSSSPSPATVPGFRIRRARRGDAEALASLLRELGFPDGSDTQTVHWVTSHPEIEIFVACDAQDRPVGMISLSHRPQLRLKGRIATVDELVVTEAWRRRGVGRALLLHAIERTRVLSVKRLELAARGAQGDGLARFYQACGFIEDCVVFHHGGMEGQRP from the coding sequence ATGCCGCCGTCCACCGCCACCAGCCCGAGTTCGTCGCCCTCCCCCGCGACCGTTCCTGGATTCCGCATCCGCCGTGCTCGCCGGGGCGATGCCGAAGCCCTTGCCTCGCTCCTGCGCGAGCTGGGCTTCCCGGATGGTTCGGACACCCAGACGGTTCACTGGGTCACCAGCCACCCCGAGATTGAGATCTTCGTGGCGTGCGATGCCCAGGATCGCCCGGTGGGGATGATCAGCCTGTCCCACCGGCCGCAGCTGCGCCTCAAGGGGCGCATCGCCACGGTGGACGAGCTGGTGGTGACCGAGGCCTGGCGCCGGCGCGGCGTGGGCCGGGCGCTCTTGCTGCACGCCATCGAGCGCACCCGCGTGCTGAGCGTGAAGCGCCTGGAGCTGGCGGCGCGCGGCGCCCAGGGCGACGGCCTGGCGCGCTTCTACCAGGCGTGCGGCTTCATCGAGGACTGCGTGGTGTTCCACCACGGAGGCATGGAAGGCCAGCGCCCCTAG
- a CDS encoding TIGR02266 family protein — translation MNINRVDAPDLDDDAPVNRRAEERIPARFEVRFAHKQDAAKALRAYSLNISAGGLCLRTRKAYDVGSPVSVEMLVDGETFQLQGIIAWVRDEEEAIGVRFTDVSEGDRLRLQRVVQNIKR, via the coding sequence ATGAACATCAATCGCGTTGATGCCCCCGACTTGGACGATGACGCTCCTGTAAACCGTCGAGCCGAGGAGCGGATCCCCGCGCGGTTCGAGGTCCGGTTCGCTCACAAGCAGGACGCGGCCAAGGCGCTGCGGGCCTACTCCCTGAACATCTCCGCCGGCGGGTTGTGCCTGCGCACCCGCAAGGCCTACGACGTGGGCTCGCCGGTCAGCGTGGAGATGCTCGTCGATGGGGAGACCTTCCAGCTCCAGGGCATCATCGCCTGGGTGCGCGACGAGGAGGAGGCCATCGGCGTGCGCTTCACGGACGTGAGCGAAGGCGATCGCCTCCGGCTCCAGCGCGTCGTCCAGAACATCAAGCGCTAG